The genomic segment CTGGGGACCGGGGGAGCGCGCTCTCGCCGAATCGTGCCGCGCCCGCATGAGGCACCCCTCGCGTCTCGCTCCGGCGATGGGGTGGCAGGAGCTCGCCGCGCTCCTCTGCCGGTCGTCGATCCTCGTGGGGAACGACTCCGGTCCGAAGCACGTGGCCGTGGCGCTCGGCGTTCCGACCGTCACGGTGTTCGGACCCACGCATCCCGGCACGTGGCATCCGCCGGAAGGCCCGCACGCGGTGGTCGAGGCGGCGGGCCTCGAGTGCCTCCACTGCAACGCGAACGTCTGCCCGCTACCCGGCGAGCGCCACATGCGCTGCATGCGCGACGTGACGGAGGCTCGCGTGATCGAGGCCGCGCGCGCGCTCCTGGGCGGCACGGGCGCCGGAGCGGAAGGGAGGACGCCCTGCGCGAGCCGCTGAGCGTCCTCGTCCCCGTGAAGAACGAGGAACACAACGTGAAGGCGTGCCTCGACTCCGTGCGCTGGGCGGACGAGGTCGTGGTGGTGGACTCGGGGAGCGCGGACGAAACGGTCGCGATCGCGCGCGGAATCGCCGACCGCGTGCTCGAGCACGAGTACGTGAACTCGGCCGCGCAGAAGAACTGGTCGCTGCCGCAGCTCACGCACCGGTGGGTCCTGATCGTGGACGCGGACGAACGGGTCACCCCCGCGCTCCGAGCCGAGATCGAGTCCGTGCTCGCGAATCCGGCGCGCGCGGACGGCTACTGGATCGGACGCTCGAACCACTTCCTCGGGAAGCCGATCCGCTCCGCCGGCTGGCAGCGGGACCGCGTGCTCCGGCTCTTCGACCGGACGAAGGGGGAGTACGAGCCGCTCCACGTGCACGCCGAGGTCGTGATCCGGGGACGCGTGGAGAGCCTGCGCGAGCGCCTTGTCCACCACACGTACCGGAACCTGGACGCCTACTTCGAGAAGTTCGGCCGCTACACGAGGTGGTCCGCGGAGGACCTGAAGAAGCGGGGCATCCGCGCGTCCGGCTCGCGGCTCCTCCTGCGGCCGTGGCTCCGCTTCCTCCGCATGTACGTGGTCGAGGGAGGCTTTCGCGAGGGGCGCGCGGGCCTCGTGCTCTGCATGCTCGCGGCGTTCTCGGTCTTCACGAAGTACGCGCGCCGATGGGAGGACGAGATCCGCGGGGACGGGCCCGGGGGCCGGGGACCGGACACGCGGCGTTGAAGGTCGCCCTGTTCGGCGCGTTCGATCCCGCCTACCCGAGGACCGTCGTGATCCGCCAGGCGCTCGAGAGCGCCGGCGTCGAGGTGTGTGCCGTCCACGCGCCTCCCCGCGCGGGGGCCTTCTCGCGAGCTGCCCGGCTTCTCGCCGGCTGGCTCTCGGGCTCGCGCGGCGTGAACGCGGTCGTCGTTCCCTCGTTCGGACACCGGGACGTTCCGCTCGCCACGCTCCTGGCGCGCCTCTCGGGCGTGCCGGTTCTCTTCGATCCGCTCGTGTCGCGCTGGGACACGCAGGTGGGGGATCTGGAGCGCGTGCGTTCGCGCGGCATCGGCGCATGGCGGCTGCGCCAGAACGACCGGCTCTCGCTCTCCATCCCGGATCTCGTGCTCTGCGATACGTGGGAGCACGGCGACTTCTTCGCCTCGGAGTTCGGCGTCCCGAAGCGGAAGCTCGCGCGCATCCCGGTCGGCGCGGACCGCCTGGCGTTCGAGCGCGGCGACGCGCGGGCACGAGCCGCGGCGGTGGCTGGGGCTGGGGCGTCGCGCTCGGCCGGCGGCCCCCTGGAGGTGATCTACGTCGGCGGATTCCTCCCGCTCCACGGCGTGGACACGGTGGTCGAGGCCGCGACCCTCCTCGAGCGCCGCGGTGTCGGCCCGCGATCCGTGCGGCTCACGCTCGTCGGCGGCGGCATGACGGCGCATCGCGCCGAGCGCGACATCGCCGCGCGCGGCCTTCGCTCCGTGCGGCGGATCGAGCGCGTGTCCTATCCCCGCGCCATCGATCTCCTCGCCGGCGCGGACGTCGCGCTCGGCATCTTCGGCACGACCCCGAAGGCCGGCCGCGTCGTGCCGCACAAGGTGTGGCAGTCGCTCGCGCTCGGCGTGCCGGTCGTCACGCGGCGGTCCCGCGCGTCCGCGGAGTTCTTCCGGAGCGGCGAGCACCTGGTCGAGGTACCCCCGGGGGACCCCGCGGCCCTCGCCGACGCGATCGAGCGGCTGGCGCGGGACCCCGAGGCGCGGGCGCGGATCGGAGCGTCCGGACGGGAAGCGGCGCGCGCGCAGGGATCGCCGGAGCGGATCGCGCCGCTCCTCCTCGATGCGGTCCAGCGCGCGTGGAGCGCCACCGCGCCGAAGGGAAAGCGGTGACCCGCAAGCCGGCCGGCGCCTCGCGGTCGCTACGGGTCCTCCATCTCGATTCGGAGCGCACGTGGCGCGGAGGGGAGCGTCAGGTGCTCGAGCTCATGCGGCGCCAGCGCGGCATGGGCGACGAGCCGCACCTCGCCGCTCCGGCCGGGTCCGCCATCGCGACGCGGGCCGCGGCCGAGGGAATCCCGGTCCACCCCGTCGCGATGCGCGGCACCTGGGACGCCGGATCGGTGGCCGCGGTGGCGAAGCTCCATCGCTCGATCCGCCCGCACGTCGCGCACTGGCACGCGGCGCGCGCGCACGCGATCGGCGCGTTGGCCGCGCTCCTGGCGCCCGGTCCGGCGCGCGTCCTCTCGCGGCGCGTGGATTTCCCGGTCCGCCGCTCCCCGGGAAGCCGCCTTCTCTATTCGCTTCCGATCGACGCGATCCTCGCGATCTCCGAGGGCGTGCGGCAGGCGCTCCTCGCGAGCGGGGTTCCGGACTCCCTGATCCGGGTGGTTCCGAGCGGGATCGACCTCGCGCCGCACGCGCGGCCGCGGGACCGTGCCGCCATCCGTGCGCGCGAGGGACTCGCGGAGGGCGAGATCCTCGTGCTCCAGGTCGCCGCGCTCGCGCCGCACAAGTCGCAGCACGATCTCCTCCGCGCGGCGCGGGCCGCGATCGACCGGCGCCCCGAGCTCCGGTTCTGGATCGCGGGCGAGGGCGCGCTCCGGGGCGAGCTGGAGCGCGAGCGCGACGCGCTCTCGCTCGGCGACCGGGTGCGATTCCTGGGATTCCGCGAGGACGTGTTCGATCTCCTGGCGGCGGCGGACCTCTTCTGCGTCTCTTCGTATCTCGAAGGAATGGGAACCTCGACGCTCGACGCGATGGCCGCGGGGCTCGCGGTCGTCGCGACGCGCGTCGGGGGGATTCCGGAGATCGTGGAGGACGGCGTCACGGGGGTTCTCGTCGAGCCGCGCGACCCGGAAGCGCTCGCCCGCGCGCTCGCGGAGCTGGCCGGGGACGGGCCCCGACGGGAACGAATGGGAGAGGAAGCGCGTATCAAGGTCAGGGACTTTTCGGCCGATCGGACGGCGGAGCGGACGCGCCGCGCCTACGACGCCGCCCTGGCGCGATTGACCCAATGATATCAACGTGTTACCGTGGCGCGGCCGGTGGCGTCGAAACCGGTCCATTCCTGTGAGGCCCGAATGAGCGATTTCCTGCCCGTCCTGTTCTATGGCGCCCTGATCCTCGGGGTCCTGGTCCTGGTCCATGAGCTGGGACACTTCCTCGTCGCCAAGTGGCTCGGCGTCCGGGTGCTCCAGTTCTCGATCGGAATGGGCCCGCGCGTCGTCGGATTCCGCAGGGGCGGCACGGACTACCGGATCTCGGCCCTTCCGCTCGGCGGCTACGTGCGCATGGCGGGGGACACGCCCGAGGCCGAGGAGCGGACGGGCGCCTCGGACGAGTTCCTCTCGAAGCCGTGGTGGGCGCGCGCCCTCATCACCGCGGCGGGGCCGCTCGCGAATCTCTTCTTCGCGCTCCTTCTCAACATCGGGATCTTCCTCGGCGGTGTCGAGGGACGGGACTACACCACGCGCATCTCGAACGTGAAGGCCGGCTCCATGGCCGAGCGCATCGGCCTTCAGTCGGGAGATCACATCGTGAGCTACGCGGGGATGCCCGCGCGCACGGTCTCCGAGCTGTCGAGCGCGATGGACCGGGCGACGCTCGACAAGCAGTCGAAGCCCCTCCCGCTCCATGTCGAGCGAAACGGGAGCGAGGCCGTGCTCCTCCTCGATCCCAGGGAGATTCCCCAGTTCGCCGAGGGGGTCGACTGGGACATGGGGACCACGATCGGCCAGGTGCTGATCGGATATCCCGCGTACGAGAAGGGGCTGAAGGAAGGCGACGAGATCCTTCGCATCGACGGGAATCGTGTGAGCATCTGGAGCCAGCTCTCGGCGGAGCTTCGGAGCAAGCCCGACACGGAGCGCACGCTGACCGTCCGCCGCGGCGAGCGGGTGTTCGACGTGAGGCTCCGGACCTCTCCCGAAGGAACGATCGGCATCTCCGCTCCCGAGACGCTGACGTTTCACCAGACCTTCCCGCCGCTCGAGGCGGTGCAGATGGGGGCGAGCCAGACGGCCTGGGTCACGGGGCAGATCTACGCGGGGCTCTGGAGCTTCGTCAGCGATCCCGTGCGGCTCCACAACACCGTCGCGGGCCCCATCGCCATCGCGCAGGTCGCGCGGCAGCAGGCGGCGGGGGGTATCCAGCAGCTGGTCACCTTCGCGGCCTTCATCAGCCTCGCGCTCATGGTGATGAACCTCCTGCCGATCCCCATCCTCGACGGCGGACACATCCTCTTCGCGGTCATCGAGGGAATCCGGAAACGACCTCTCTCGCTCAAGACGCAGCTCGCGTTCCAGCGGGTCGGACTGTTCGTCCTCATCGGCCTGGTGGTCTTCGCGTTCTCCAATGACATCAGCCGCGTCGGCAAGCGACAGCGCGCGGAGGCGGACATCGACCGGCGGCTCCGGACGACGACGCCGGGAGACACGGCCGCCAGCACGCCCGGGCCCTGAGGCGACCGCCGGACCCTGCCGCGAGACGAGCGGGCGCTGCCGGGCGCCCTCCGAAATCGCTCGCGCGCGCCACCCTCTTCCTCCTCGCGGCGGGGTTCGCCTCCGCCCTGGCGGCGCTGCTCCCGCCTTCCACCGCGCTCGCCCAGGACGACCTCGAGTACGAGCGCACGGTCCGGAAGGTGGAGATCCAGGGCAACGTGGCGTACGAGGACGGCGAGCTGCGCGATCTCCTCCGGACGCGGGGCTCCTCGTTCTGGAAGCCCTGGAAGAAGAATCCGCTCCGGAGCGACTTCATTCGTGCCGACCGGCAGACGCTCGGCTCGTTCTACCGCCGCCACGGCTATCTCTACGCCCGCGTGGACAGCGTCACCGTGCTTCCGGTGGGCGACTCGAAGAAATCGGACGTCCACTTCCATCTGACCGAGGGCCCGCGTGCCGCGATCGACACGTTCCTCGTGACCGATACAGGGCCTCTCGCCGAGAGGGAGGTCCGCTCCCGCCTCATGTTCCAGGAGGGCTCGCCGCTCGACTTCGCGGTCCTCGAGGCGAGCCGCGACTCGGTGGTGAACGAGTACGCCGACCGGGGGTACGTGCTGGCCCGGATCGTGGACTCGCTCTCCATCGACAGCACGCGCGTGTCGGTCTTCTATCGCGTGTTCCCGGGGCCGCGCGTGCTCCTCGGGGGCGTGAAGGTCGAGGGAACGCAGAAGACGAAGCCCGGCTACGTGACCCGGGAGCTGGTGCTCGATGATGGAGATCTCCTGCGCCGCTCCAAGCTCGTCCACAGCCAGCAGCGCATCTACGACTCGGGGCTCTACACGGACGTGCAGATGGAGCTCGCGCCCGTGGACAGCGCGACGTCGAAGAGCGACCTCTTCATCCGGGTGCGCGAGCGAAAGATGGGGTGGGTCGACGCGGGCATCGGCTACGGGAACATCGACCAGATCCGGCTCACGGGCCAGTGGGGACAGCGGAACATCTTCCGCTCGTCCCTCCGGTTCGTCGCGACGGGGAAGCTCGGGATCCGCCTCGAGAAGAGCGAAGAGTCCGGATATCTGGGGGACCGGAGGGTCGATGCCTCGCTCACGCACCCGTGGCCGTTCGGGGTGCGCCTCTCGACCACGGTCGGCGTGTATGCCGAGAACGAGCCGGTCGTGGACGAGAACGACTGGCCGCTCCAGGCCTACGGGGGCTCGCTCCTCTTCGCGAGCTCGTTCCTGCGAACCGTCCGAGCGTCCGCGTCGTACGAGCTCCGTCACGTCACGAACGACAGCCTGCTCGCTCCCTCGCCCGGCGCCGCCGCCGTGCAGGACACGAGCTACACGACCCACCGCATCGCGTTCACCGGCCAGAGGGACACGCGCCTCAACATCTTCGATCCGAAGGATGGAAGCGACGTGAACGGAAGGCTCGAGTTCGTGCGCGCCGCCGAAGGGGGGACCTTCACCAAGATCGGACTCCAGGGGACCCGGTACATGCCGATGCCTACGGGGGGCATGCTGGCGCTGCGCCTGCGCGGGGGCTTCATCGAGCCTCGGGGATCCCAGGCGTCCTCCGACCCGTTCCTCGATGTCCCCCCGGAGCTGGCGCGGATTC from the Candidatus Eisenbacteria bacterium genome contains:
- a CDS encoding glycosyltransferase family 9 protein, yielding FAITTPLVTHQLAQRARKVVEDWLRASGVASGAPILACLPAGSWPSKTWIPERFALVMDDLASEGEVIWLWGPGERALAESCRARMRHPSRLAPAMGWQELAALLCRSSILVGNDSGPKHVAVALGVPTVTVFGPTHPGTWHPPEGPHAVVEAAGLECLHCNANVCPLPGERHMRCMRDVTEARVIEAARALLGGTGAGAEGRTPCASR
- a CDS encoding glycosyltransferase family 2 protein; translated protein: MSVLVPVKNEEHNVKACLDSVRWADEVVVVDSGSADETVAIARGIADRVLEHEYVNSAAQKNWSLPQLTHRWVLIVDADERVTPALRAEIESVLANPARADGYWIGRSNHFLGKPIRSAGWQRDRVLRLFDRTKGEYEPLHVHAEVVIRGRVESLRERLVHHTYRNLDAYFEKFGRYTRWSAEDLKKRGIRASGSRLLLRPWLRFLRMYVVEGGFREGRAGLVLCMLAAFSVFTKYARRWEDEIRGDGPGGRGPDTRR
- a CDS encoding glycosyltransferase, with protein sequence MKVALFGAFDPAYPRTVVIRQALESAGVEVCAVHAPPRAGAFSRAARLLAGWLSGSRGVNAVVVPSFGHRDVPLATLLARLSGVPVLFDPLVSRWDTQVGDLERVRSRGIGAWRLRQNDRLSLSIPDLVLCDTWEHGDFFASEFGVPKRKLARIPVGADRLAFERGDARARAAAVAGAGASRSAGGPLEVIYVGGFLPLHGVDTVVEAATLLERRGVGPRSVRLTLVGGGMTAHRAERDIAARGLRSVRRIERVSYPRAIDLLAGADVALGIFGTTPKAGRVVPHKVWQSLALGVPVVTRRSRASAEFFRSGEHLVEVPPGDPAALADAIERLARDPEARARIGASGREAARAQGSPERIAPLLLDAVQRAWSATAPKGKR
- a CDS encoding glycosyltransferase family 4 protein codes for the protein MTRKPAGASRSLRVLHLDSERTWRGGERQVLELMRRQRGMGDEPHLAAPAGSAIATRAAAEGIPVHPVAMRGTWDAGSVAAVAKLHRSIRPHVAHWHAARAHAIGALAALLAPGPARVLSRRVDFPVRRSPGSRLLYSLPIDAILAISEGVRQALLASGVPDSLIRVVPSGIDLAPHARPRDRAAIRAREGLAEGEILVLQVAALAPHKSQHDLLRAARAAIDRRPELRFWIAGEGALRGELERERDALSLGDRVRFLGFREDVFDLLAAADLFCVSSYLEGMGTSTLDAMAAGLAVVATRVGGIPEIVEDGVTGVLVEPRDPEALARALAELAGDGPRRERMGEEARIKVRDFSADRTAERTRRAYDAALARLTQ
- the rseP gene encoding RIP metalloprotease RseP; its protein translation is MSDFLPVLFYGALILGVLVLVHELGHFLVAKWLGVRVLQFSIGMGPRVVGFRRGGTDYRISALPLGGYVRMAGDTPEAEERTGASDEFLSKPWWARALITAAGPLANLFFALLLNIGIFLGGVEGRDYTTRISNVKAGSMAERIGLQSGDHIVSYAGMPARTVSELSSAMDRATLDKQSKPLPLHVERNGSEAVLLLDPREIPQFAEGVDWDMGTTIGQVLIGYPAYEKGLKEGDEILRIDGNRVSIWSQLSAELRSKPDTERTLTVRRGERVFDVRLRTSPEGTIGISAPETLTFHQTFPPLEAVQMGASQTAWVTGQIYAGLWSFVSDPVRLHNTVAGPIAIAQVARQQAAGGIQQLVTFAAFISLALMVMNLLPIPILDGGHILFAVIEGIRKRPLSLKTQLAFQRVGLFVLIGLVVFAFSNDISRVGKRQRAEADIDRRLRTTTPGDTAASTPGP
- a CDS encoding BamA/TamA family outer membrane protein produces the protein MEIQGNVAYEDGELRDLLRTRGSSFWKPWKKNPLRSDFIRADRQTLGSFYRRHGYLYARVDSVTVLPVGDSKKSDVHFHLTEGPRAAIDTFLVTDTGPLAEREVRSRLMFQEGSPLDFAVLEASRDSVVNEYADRGYVLARIVDSLSIDSTRVSVFYRVFPGPRVLLGGVKVEGTQKTKPGYVTRELVLDDGDLLRRSKLVHSQQRIYDSGLYTDVQMELAPVDSATSKSDLFIRVRERKMGWVDAGIGYGNIDQIRLTGQWGQRNIFRSSLRFVATGKLGIRLEKSEESGYLGDRRVDASLTHPWPFGVRLSTTVGVYAENEPVVDENDWPLQAYGGSLLFASSFLRTVRASASYELRHVTNDSLLAPSPGAAAVQDTSYTTHRIAFTGQRDTRLNIFDPKDGSDVNGRLEFVRAAEGGTFTKIGLQGTRYMPMPTGGMLALRLRGGFIEPRGSQASSDPFLDVPPELARIPVDDRYRTGGASTVRGYFENELGTREVATTDTLDAADATDRVARGGQVLLLVSAELRFSLPWIFQGAFFFDGGNTWERPEDMKLRKILSFGGGAGYNDMRYSAGAGLRIGTPVGPIRADYGWKLRSARLPLEPDLSSPQGEFHFSLGHPY